A window of the Tiliqua scincoides isolate rTilSci1 chromosome 5, rTilSci1.hap2, whole genome shotgun sequence genome harbors these coding sequences:
- the LOC136653004 gene encoding vomeronasal type-2 receptor 26-like — protein MIVSIMKYFYLGTPQKVQYLFHAKYKPSFSPVPKNYQHALSLVFAVKEINENMKILPNISLGIHIYDSYRNAKMTHHNTLKLLSTQERIVPNFKCDKHQHLIAAIGGLDAQISLHMATQLSIHKIPQIAYCVQVPVRNVKIQLPSFYRMVPNEVHQYRGIVYLLQYFQWTWVGIIASDDDDGEKFVRTMITMLSEHGICTAFSKTIPVLSQIMKIAQVLDNLSVANPLVARIMSVINSKVKVYIVNAHVQTTTALKWIIYFYSMLQDMTEVSLGKVWVMTARWDFSAVAMERHFDIQVFHGALSFAIHSNEVPGFSEFLQFLDPDSQKGDDFLRLFWEQAFDCLFPDSAYRKESSDTCTGQERLENIPGTLFEMSMTGQSYSIYNAVHAIAHALQKAFSSKPQPIPQCWTLHPFLRNISFNNSAGDTISFDEEGELVGGFDLINWVTFPNQSFLRVKTGMMDPQALPGKEFTMNEEAITWHSVFNQVLPIAVCNDHCYPGYSRKKKEGEPFCCYDCHPCPEGKISCQKDMDDCLKCPEGQFPNKNQDECLPKNLNFLSFMEPLGITLSVLALSFSLITVLVLRIFIKNQDTPIVKANNRDLTYSLLVSLLLCFLCSLLFIGQPQAVTCYLRQTSFGLIFSVAVSCVLAKTITVVLAFMATKPGSRMRKWVGKRLANSIILGCSLIQSIICAVWLYTTPPFPDLDMYSLAEEIVVECNEGSIIMFYCVLGYLGLLAMVSFTVAFQARKLPDSFNEAKFITFSMLVFCSVWLSFVPPYLSTKGKYMVAVEIFSILASSAGLLGCIFFPKCYIIILRPELNSRDQLIRRNQ, from the exons ATGATCGTGTCTATCATGAAATACTTTTACCTTGGTACTCCACAAAAGGTTCAATATCTATTTCATGCAAAATATAAACCTTCCTTTAGTCCAGTTCCAAAGAACTACCAACATGCCCTGTCTTTGgtgtttgctgtgaaggagatcaatgagaataTGAAGATCCTGCCAAATATCAGCCTGGGAATCCACATTTATGACAGCTACAGGAACGCAAAGATGACTCATCACAATACTCTGAAACTTCTTTCCACTCAGGAAAGGattgtccccaacttcaaatgtgacaagcacCAGCATCTGATAGCTGCCATCGGGGGGCTTGATGCACAAATCTCCCTTCACATGGCCACTCAATTGAGCATccacaagattccacag ATTGCCTACTGTGTACAGGTTCCAGTGAGGAATGTTAAAATTCAGCTCCCTTCCTTTtaccggatggtccccaatgaagtgcatcagtacagagggattgtCTATCTGCTTCAGTATTTTCAATGGACATGGGTTGGAATCATTgcttcagatgatgatgatggggagAAATTTGTGCGGACCATGATAACAATGCTTTCTGAACATGGAATCTGTACTGCCTTCAGTAAAACAATACCGGTATTATCTCAGATTATGAAGATAGCACAAGTACTAGACAACTTAAGTGTAGCAAACCCCCTTGTGGCCAGGATCATGTCAGTAATCAATTCCAAAGTCAAAGTATACATTGTCAATGCTCATGTTCAGACCACAACAGCTTTGAAATGGATAATATACTTTTATTCAATGTTACAAGATATGACAGAGGTTTCCTTAGGAAAAGTGTGGGTTATGACAGCCCGGTGGGATTTCTCAGCAGTGGCAATGGAAAGGCATTTTGACATACAAGTCTTccatggtgccttgtcttttgccattCACTCCAATGAAGTGCCAGGATTTTCAGAATTCCTTCAATTCCTAGATCCTGACTCACAAAAAGGAGATGATTTTCTCAGActcttctgggaacaggcatttgATTGCTTATTTCCTGATTCCGCTTATAGAAAGGAGAGCAGCGATACTTGCACTGGTCAGGAAAGGCTGGAGAACATCCCAGGAactctttttgaaatgagcatgactggccaaagctacagcatctacaatgcagttCATGCTATAGCACATGCATTGCAAAAAGCGTTCTCATCCAAGCCCCAGCC GAtacctcagtgctggaca CTTCACCCATTCCTGAGGaacatctcatttaacaacagtgctggagacacGATATCATTTGATGAGGAGGGTGAGTTAGTAGGTGGATTTGACCtgatcaactgggtgactttcccaaaccagtcctttttgAGAGTGAAAACAGGAATGATGGATCCACAGGCTCTCCCTGGGAAAGAGTTCACCATGAATGAAGaggccatcacatggcacagtGTATTTAATCAG GTTCTCCCCATTGCAGTGTGTAATGACCACTGCTATCCGGGTTACagcagaaaaaagaaggaaggggagccattttgttgctatgattgccatccatgtccagaagggaagatttcatgCCAGAAGG acatggatgactgtctcaaatgtccagaaggtcaatttccaaacaagaaccaagatgaATGCCTCCCCAAGAACCTCAACTTCCTCTCATTCATGGAACCTTTGGGAATTACATTAAGTGTCTTGGCTTTGTCTTTTTCACTGATCACAGTTTTGGTGCTCAGGATTTTCATCAAGAAccaggacactcccatcgtcaaagccaacaacagagacctcacctactctctgcttgtctccttattgctctgcttcctctgctccttgctgttcattggccagccacaGGCAGTGACCTGTTATTTACGACAAACATCTTTTGGACTCAtcttttctgtggctgtttcttgtgtcttggccaaaaccatcactgtggttctggctttcatggccaccaagccaggatccaggatgaggaaatgggtggggaaaagacttgCAAACTCCATCATCCTTGGTTGCTCCCTGATTCAATCCATtatctgtgctgtgtggctgTATACCACTCCTCCGTTTCCAGATTTAGACATGTACTCTCTGGCTGAAGAGATtgtagtggagtgtaatgaaggctCCATCattatgttttattgtgttctgggaTATCTGGGTTTGCTGGCTAtggtcagcttcactgtggctttccaagccaggaagttgccagacagtttcaatgaagccaagttcatcaccttcagcatgttggtgttttgcagtgtgtggttgtcctttgttccccCTTATCTGAGCACGAAGggaaagtacatggtggctgtggagatcttctctatcttggcctccagtgctgggttgctgggctgtatctttttccccaaatgctacataattatcctgaggcctgagctgaacagtaGGGATCAGCTAATCAGGAGAAATCAATAA